One Myxococcus stipitatus DNA segment encodes these proteins:
- the ruvC gene encoding crossover junction endodeoxyribonuclease RuvC has product MRVLGVDPGSRFMGYGVVEEKRGKLVHVGHGVIKVDESAPLAARLKDLHAALCIELARFRPQAVAVEGVFTFRNARSALVLGHARGVALLAAAQGGLPVFEYPPAKVKKSVGAGGADGKDAVARMVRTFLGLEAQSLGRADASDALAVALCHLNHGRAAVPAATTTGKKRKGAAALLADRLAPSYRRPEAG; this is encoded by the coding sequence GTGCGCGTGCTCGGGGTGGACCCCGGTAGCCGCTTCATGGGCTACGGCGTGGTGGAGGAGAAGCGAGGCAAGCTGGTGCACGTCGGCCACGGCGTCATCAAGGTGGACGAGTCCGCGCCGCTGGCCGCGCGCCTGAAGGACCTGCACGCCGCGCTGTGCATCGAACTGGCGCGCTTCCGGCCCCAGGCGGTCGCGGTGGAGGGCGTGTTCACCTTCCGCAACGCGCGCAGCGCGCTGGTGCTGGGGCACGCCCGGGGCGTGGCGCTGCTGGCGGCGGCCCAGGGCGGCCTGCCGGTGTTCGAGTACCCGCCCGCGAAGGTGAAGAAGTCGGTGGGCGCCGGCGGCGCGGATGGCAAGGACGCGGTGGCGCGGATGGTGCGCACGTTCCTGGGGCTGGAGGCGCAGTCGCTGGGCCGCGCGGACGCGAGCGACGCGCTGGCGGTGGCGCTGTGCCACCTCAACCACGGCCGGGCCGCGGTCCCCGCCGCCACGACGACGGGCAAGAAGCGCAAGGGCGCCGCGGCGCTCCTGGCGGACAGACTGGCGCCGTCCTACCGGCGCCCGGAGGCGGGATGA
- the ruvB gene encoding Holliday junction branch migration DNA helicase RuvB, producing MVMARKSDTLSEEVLPEDVRLEASLRPRSFDEYVGQGAVVEKLKVYVQAARVRGEALDHCLFSGPPGLGKTSLAHIIANELGVGIHVTSGPALERKGDLAGLLTNLDARDVLFIDEIHRLNAAVEEYLYPAMEDFRLDITIDTGPAARAMKIDLPPFTLIGATTRTGLLTSPLRDRFQIQERLEYYDAKALELILHRSARILGIPLDRDAAHEVATRSRGTPRIVNRLLRRLRDFAQVEGNGRITLELARKSLDRLGVDASGLDAMDRKILLTILDKFGGGPVGVETIAASVGEQRDTIEDVYEPFLMQEGFLQRTPRGRMATHRTYQYFKKQPPPTPQGSLF from the coding sequence ATGGTCATGGCGAGGAAGTCCGACACTCTCTCCGAAGAGGTCCTCCCGGAGGACGTCCGGCTCGAGGCCTCCCTGCGTCCGCGCTCGTTCGACGAGTACGTGGGGCAGGGCGCAGTCGTCGAGAAGCTCAAGGTGTATGTGCAGGCGGCGCGCGTGCGTGGCGAGGCGCTGGACCACTGCCTGTTCTCCGGCCCGCCCGGTCTGGGCAAGACGTCGCTGGCGCACATCATCGCCAACGAATTGGGCGTGGGCATCCACGTGACGAGCGGTCCCGCGCTCGAGCGCAAGGGCGACCTGGCGGGCCTGCTCACCAACCTGGACGCGCGCGACGTCCTCTTCATCGACGAAATCCACCGCCTCAACGCGGCCGTGGAGGAGTACCTCTACCCGGCGATGGAGGACTTCCGGCTGGACATCACCATCGACACCGGGCCCGCCGCCCGGGCGATGAAGATCGACCTGCCGCCCTTCACCCTCATCGGCGCCACCACGCGCACGGGCCTGCTCACGTCCCCCCTGCGCGACCGGTTCCAGATCCAGGAGCGGCTCGAGTACTACGACGCGAAGGCGCTGGAGCTCATCCTGCACCGCTCCGCGCGCATCCTCGGCATCCCCCTGGACCGGGACGCGGCGCACGAGGTGGCCACGCGCTCGCGCGGCACGCCCCGCATCGTCAACCGGCTGTTGCGCCGGCTGCGCGACTTCGCCCAGGTCGAGGGCAACGGCCGCATCACCCTGGAGCTGGCGCGCAAGTCGCTGGACCGGCTGGGCGTGGACGCCAGCGGCCTGGACGCCATGGACCGGAAGATCCTCCTCACCATCCTGGACAAGTTCGGCGGCGGTCCGGTGGGCGTGGAGACCATCGCCGCCAGCGTGGGCGAACAACGCGATACCATCGAGGACGTGTACGAGCCGTTCCTCATGCAGGAGGGCTTCCTCCAGCGCACGCCCCGGGGCCGGATGGCCACGCACCGCACCTACCAGTACTTCAAGAAGCAGCCACCGCCCACGCCCCAGGGCAGCCTCTTCTGA
- a CDS encoding thioredoxin domain-containing protein, with amino-acid sequence MPMRPTPVILAALLAASFTAGCNKEKAPATAQAPASAQAAGEPAPDTVVATYGDGQKITYKELNERIQEPLANLEKQKFQLRKRGLDGMVTERLVDAEAKKRGMTQEQYIKAEIDDKVPAPSEEKIKEVFEGAKGQLPPGSTYESMKPQIVDFLTQQPKQERAQALFAELRKNANVQITLPEPPRPPAERKQVAAVGPSKGPDNAPITIVEFSDFQCPFCSRAIGTVDEVVKAYDGKVKLVFRQFPLDFHKEAQKAAEASLCANDQGKFWEMHDKLFANQSALQVENLKKYAGELKLDQAKFDACLDSGEKAGTVKSDMADGQKVGVSGTPAFFINGIMLSGAQPVDEFKSIIDAELKTAQK; translated from the coding sequence ATGCCCATGCGTCCAACCCCTGTCATCCTCGCCGCGCTGCTGGCGGCTTCGTTCACGGCCGGCTGTAACAAGGAGAAGGCGCCGGCCACCGCGCAGGCGCCCGCCTCCGCGCAGGCCGCGGGCGAGCCCGCGCCGGACACGGTCGTCGCCACCTACGGCGACGGCCAGAAGATCACCTACAAGGAACTCAACGAGCGCATCCAGGAGCCGCTGGCCAACCTGGAGAAGCAGAAGTTCCAGCTGCGCAAGCGCGGCCTCGATGGGATGGTCACCGAGCGCCTGGTCGACGCCGAGGCGAAGAAGCGCGGCATGACGCAGGAGCAGTACATCAAGGCGGAGATCGACGACAAGGTCCCCGCGCCCAGCGAGGAGAAGATCAAGGAGGTCTTCGAGGGCGCCAAGGGCCAGCTGCCGCCCGGCTCCACCTACGAGTCGATGAAGCCGCAGATCGTCGACTTCCTCACGCAGCAGCCCAAGCAGGAGCGCGCCCAGGCCCTCTTCGCGGAGCTGCGCAAGAACGCCAACGTGCAGATCACCCTGCCGGAGCCGCCGCGTCCGCCGGCCGAGCGCAAGCAGGTGGCCGCCGTCGGTCCGTCCAAGGGTCCGGACAACGCGCCCATCACCATCGTCGAGTTCAGCGACTTCCAGTGCCCGTTCTGCAGCCGCGCCATCGGCACGGTGGACGAGGTCGTGAAGGCGTACGACGGCAAGGTGAAGCTGGTGTTCCGCCAGTTCCCGCTCGACTTCCACAAGGAGGCGCAGAAGGCCGCCGAGGCGTCGCTGTGCGCCAACGACCAGGGCAAGTTCTGGGAGATGCACGACAAGCTGTTCGCCAACCAGTCCGCCCTCCAGGTGGAGAACCTGAAGAAGTACGCGGGCGAGCTGAAGCTGGACCAGGCCAAGTTCGACGCGTGCCTGGACTCCGGTGAGAAGGCCGGGACGGTGAAGAGCGACATGGCGGACGGCCAGAAGGTGGGCGTCTCCGGCACCCCGGCGTTCTTC
- a CDS encoding ELWxxDGT repeat protein produces the protein MKAWHGIRMLALVLFGGVVGGCGPVPEGQGAQAEVETLPGVAAAGGADLEGGRGKAKARQGPSGLKPEGLVGHDGRVFFSADDGERGRELWMSPGESGCVSLVKDIRAGVPGSVPRFLTPMGKWVYFVADDGVHGPELWRTDGTTVGTTLVRDVLPGALGSAPRGLTPVGDWLYFTAEDGGHGRELWRTDGTPEGTVLAHEFVAGPGSLQLMELTAWGDGLALVSYSDDEAVLWRVGAEGAPLRVYSTLVGVLVSLRPVGERLFFVRDAGMDEGELWVTTARGGGARRLRAFPGALPAQLTAMGNAVYFTAGAEGFLGSAGDVLHGGELWRSDGTEWGTRLVRDIRPGPTGSLPSNLVVMDGVLYFAADDGWRGRELWRTDGSLLGTWLVSDIQWGAQGSEPDQLVAREGRLFFAATTTLHGREAWTSNGWFWWTHQLTDIAPGAASSDPRSFVYVGPEVFFLAGDGMSEESLWALPFRLGGSCAVPVGRRR, from the coding sequence ATGAAGGCATGGCATGGCATCCGGATGCTCGCGCTCGTCCTCTTCGGGGGCGTCGTGGGGGGATGTGGCCCCGTCCCGGAGGGGCAGGGCGCGCAGGCCGAGGTGGAGACGCTCCCGGGGGTGGCCGCGGCGGGTGGCGCGGACCTGGAGGGGGGGCGGGGCAAGGCGAAGGCGCGGCAGGGGCCGTCGGGGTTGAAGCCGGAGGGGCTGGTGGGCCACGACGGCCGGGTCTTCTTCAGCGCGGATGACGGCGAGCGGGGGCGGGAGCTGTGGATGAGCCCCGGGGAGTCCGGGTGCGTCTCGCTGGTGAAGGACATCCGCGCGGGAGTCCCGGGCTCGGTGCCGCGCTTCCTGACGCCCATGGGCAAGTGGGTGTACTTCGTCGCGGACGACGGCGTGCACGGGCCGGAGCTGTGGCGCACGGACGGGACGACGGTGGGCACGACGCTGGTGCGGGACGTGCTGCCGGGGGCGCTCGGCTCGGCGCCGCGGGGGCTCACGCCCGTGGGCGACTGGCTGTACTTCACCGCCGAGGATGGCGGGCACGGCCGCGAGCTGTGGCGCACGGACGGGACGCCCGAGGGCACGGTGCTGGCGCACGAGTTCGTGGCCGGCCCGGGCTCGCTCCAGCTCATGGAGCTGACGGCCTGGGGGGACGGGCTCGCGCTGGTGTCCTATTCGGACGACGAGGCGGTGCTCTGGCGCGTGGGCGCCGAGGGCGCGCCGCTGCGCGTCTACTCGACGCTGGTGGGGGTGCTCGTGTCGCTGCGGCCCGTGGGCGAGCGCTTGTTCTTCGTCCGCGACGCGGGGATGGACGAAGGGGAGCTGTGGGTGACGACCGCGCGCGGAGGGGGCGCGCGGCGGCTGCGCGCGTTCCCGGGGGCGCTGCCCGCGCAGCTCACGGCGATGGGCAACGCGGTCTACTTCACGGCCGGCGCGGAGGGCTTCCTCGGGAGCGCGGGGGACGTGCTCCATGGCGGGGAGCTGTGGCGCAGCGACGGCACGGAGTGGGGCACGCGCCTGGTGCGCGACATCCGTCCGGGCCCCACCGGTTCGCTGCCCTCCAACCTGGTGGTGATGGACGGCGTGCTGTACTTCGCGGCCGATGACGGCTGGCGCGGGCGCGAGCTGTGGCGCACGGACGGTTCGCTCCTGGGGACCTGGCTCGTCTCCGACATCCAGTGGGGGGCGCAGGGCAGTGAGCCGGACCAGCTGGTGGCGCGGGAGGGCCGCCTCTTCTTCGCGGCGACGACGACGCTGCATGGCCGCGAGGCGTGGACGAGCAACGGCTGGTTCTGGTGGACGCACCAGCTCACGGACATCGCGCCGGGGGCGGCGTCCTCGGACCCGCGCTCGTTCGTGTACGTCGGCCCGGAGGTCTTCTTCCTCGCGGGCGACGGGATGAGCGAGGAGTCGCTCTGGGCGCTGCCCTTCCGCCTCGGGGGCTCCTGCGCCGTGCCCGTGGGCAGGCGGCGGTAG
- the lpxC gene encoding UDP-3-O-acyl-N-acetylglucosamine deacetylase, with product MPPSSYNQRTLSKTVSLQGVGLHSGVKVTLTLRPAPVGHGIVFVRTDLPRAVSIPALAEYVVDTSLATTLGRDGVRVGTVEHFMSAMAGMGIDNARVELDGPEVPIMDGSAAPFAALIQEAGIRELDAPKELIVIRKAVSVSDGDKQATLAPSRHFRISCTIDFEHPVIQGQEFDLDFSDREFSREISRARTFGFLRDVEKLKKLGLARGGSLENAIVVDEVSILNPDGLRFPDEFVRHKILDAIGDVSLFGRPVIGHLTAYKTGHALNHKLVRKVLSDPSCYEIVQARRRDVEGLELGLDLGLSGRAGALELEPLVA from the coding sequence ATGCCCCCGTCTTCCTACAACCAGCGCACTCTCTCGAAGACCGTCAGCCTCCAGGGCGTTGGGCTCCACTCGGGCGTGAAGGTGACGCTCACGTTGCGTCCGGCTCCGGTGGGACACGGCATCGTCTTCGTGCGCACGGACCTGCCTCGGGCGGTGAGCATCCCCGCGCTGGCGGAGTACGTGGTGGACACGTCGCTGGCGACGACGCTGGGGCGCGACGGGGTGCGGGTGGGCACGGTGGAGCACTTCATGTCGGCCATGGCCGGCATGGGCATCGACAACGCGCGGGTGGAGCTGGACGGCCCCGAGGTCCCCATCATGGACGGCAGCGCCGCTCCGTTCGCGGCCCTCATCCAGGAGGCGGGCATCCGCGAGCTGGACGCGCCCAAGGAGCTCATCGTCATCCGCAAGGCCGTGTCGGTGTCGGACGGCGACAAGCAGGCCACGCTGGCCCCGTCGCGGCACTTCCGCATCAGCTGCACCATCGACTTCGAGCACCCGGTCATCCAGGGCCAGGAGTTCGACCTGGACTTCAGCGACCGCGAGTTCTCCCGCGAGATTTCGCGCGCCCGCACGTTCGGCTTCCTGCGCGACGTGGAGAAGCTCAAGAAGCTGGGGCTGGCGCGCGGGGGTTCGCTGGAGAACGCCATCGTCGTGGACGAAGTGTCCATCCTCAACCCGGATGGCCTGCGCTTCCCCGACGAGTTCGTCCGCCACAAGATCCTCGACGCCATCGGCGACGTGTCCCTGTTCGGCCGGCCCGTCATCGGTCACCTGACGGCCTACAAGACGGGCCACGCGCTCAATCACAAACTGGTGCGCAAGGTCCTTTCCGACCCGAGCTGCTATGAGATCGTCCAGGCGCGTCGCCGCGACGTGGAGGGACTGGAGCTGGGCTTGGACCTGGGACTGTCCGGACGCGCTGGCGCGCTGGAGCTGGAGCCGCTGGTCGCCTGA
- a CDS encoding YebC/PmpR family DNA-binding transcriptional regulator, whose translation MSGHNRWSKIKRQKAAMGATKGKLYSKVIKEITVAARLGGGDPAGNARLRVALAQAREANIPKDTVERAVKKGTGELEGESYEEVMYEGYGPGGVAVLVECVTDNRNRTSADVRAAFGRHGGNLGAEGAVAWMFQKKGVVTVKPGPTEDAVMEKALEAGAEDVLTQGADGFEVRTAPSDLHTVAVALEGAGLALGEQKWAYLPQNTVQLDGDNARKMLKLMDALDENDDVQNVHANFEIDESLMESLSQ comes from the coding sequence ATGTCCGGTCACAATCGGTGGTCGAAGATCAAGCGCCAGAAGGCCGCGATGGGCGCGACCAAGGGCAAGCTCTACTCGAAGGTCATCAAGGAGATCACCGTGGCCGCGAGGCTCGGTGGTGGTGACCCGGCGGGCAATGCCCGGTTGCGCGTGGCGCTGGCGCAGGCCCGCGAGGCCAACATCCCCAAGGACACCGTCGAGCGCGCCGTCAAGAAGGGCACCGGCGAGCTGGAGGGAGAGAGCTACGAGGAGGTGATGTACGAGGGCTATGGCCCCGGCGGCGTCGCGGTCCTCGTCGAGTGCGTCACCGACAACCGCAACCGCACCTCCGCGGACGTCCGCGCGGCCTTCGGGCGCCACGGCGGCAACCTGGGCGCCGAGGGCGCGGTGGCCTGGATGTTCCAGAAGAAGGGTGTCGTCACCGTCAAGCCGGGCCCCACCGAGGACGCCGTCATGGAGAAGGCGCTCGAGGCGGGCGCCGAGGACGTGCTCACCCAGGGCGCGGATGGCTTCGAGGTGCGCACCGCTCCGTCGGACCTGCACACCGTGGCGGTCGCGCTCGAGGGCGCGGGCCTGGCGCTGGGCGAGCAGAAGTGGGCCTACCTCCCCCAGAACACCGTCCAACTCGACGGGGACAACGCCCGGAAGATGCTCAAGCTGATGGACGCGCTCGATGAGAACGACGACGTGCAGAACGTGCACGCGAACTTCGAGATCGACGAGTCCCTGATGGAGTCCCTGTCGCAGTAG
- the ruvA gene encoding Holliday junction branch migration protein RuvA yields the protein MIARLRGVVLEKDAEDAVIDVQGVGYRVNLSTLSLGKLPPEGQPVEVRIRTVVREDAFELFGFLTKAEEDVFLLLNGVSRVGPRMALGVLSGMEVPELVAALSRGEVARLAKIHGVGKKTAERLVLELKDKMKTVHLEAVSRGTAPAPVESGTQSDLVSALLNLGYKPPQAEKAAELATGRLGADASFQALFREALKSLRAGG from the coding sequence ATGATCGCGCGGCTGCGGGGAGTGGTGCTGGAGAAGGACGCCGAGGATGCCGTCATCGACGTCCAGGGCGTGGGCTACCGGGTGAACCTCTCCACCCTGTCGCTGGGCAAGCTGCCCCCGGAGGGGCAGCCGGTGGAGGTGCGCATCCGCACGGTGGTGCGCGAGGACGCCTTCGAATTGTTCGGCTTCCTGACGAAGGCCGAGGAGGACGTCTTCCTGCTGCTCAACGGCGTCTCCCGCGTCGGGCCCCGCATGGCGCTCGGCGTGCTGTCCGGCATGGAGGTGCCGGAGCTGGTGGCGGCCCTGTCTCGCGGCGAGGTGGCCCGGCTGGCGAAGATCCACGGTGTCGGGAAGAAGACGGCCGAGCGCCTGGTGCTGGAGCTCAAGGACAAGATGAAGACCGTCCACCTGGAGGCCGTGTCGCGGGGCACCGCGCCGGCCCCCGTGGAGAGCGGCACCCAGTCCGACCTCGTCTCCGCGCTCCTCAACCTGGGCTACAAACCCCCGCAGGCGGAGAAGGCGGCGGAGCTGGCCACCGGCCGGCTGGGCGCCGACGCCTCCTTCCAGGCCCTGTTCCGCGAGGCCCTCAAGTCCCTCAGGGCCGGCGGCTGA